The Streptomyces spororaveus genome includes a region encoding these proteins:
- a CDS encoding chorismate-binding protein gives MHDLPPMARFGGLLATDLRDVTSDPAALDSTGFWAVSADFEGRLVCARFGDVRREPVPAPVPGAWRGPDPDRWTSSLDRAAYVAGVRRIREHIAAGEVYQANLCRVMSAPLPRPGSADVDALTALLARGNPAPFAGTIRLAAHGVEIATASPELFLRRTGRHIESGPIKGTGRTADDLLPKDHAENVMIVDLVRNDLGRVCATGSVTVPELCAVEEHPGLVHLVSIVSGELADGAGWPELFAATFPPGSVTGAPKSSALRIIEALETAPRGPYCGGIGWVDADRGAAELAVGIRTFWIDREAAGGPRLLFGTGAGITWGSDPDREWAETELKAARLLRVATGHEVSGGTQGTNGTIGRTAP, from the coding sequence GTGCACGACCTGCCTCCCATGGCCCGCTTCGGCGGCCTTCTCGCGACCGACCTCCGAGACGTCACCAGCGATCCCGCAGCCCTCGACTCCACCGGCTTCTGGGCGGTGTCCGCCGACTTCGAGGGGCGGCTCGTCTGCGCGCGCTTCGGCGACGTACGCCGCGAGCCGGTCCCCGCGCCCGTCCCGGGCGCCTGGCGCGGCCCCGACCCCGACCGGTGGACCTCCTCCCTGGACCGCGCCGCGTACGTGGCCGGCGTACGGCGCATCCGTGAGCACATCGCCGCGGGTGAGGTCTATCAGGCCAATCTCTGCCGGGTGATGTCCGCGCCGCTGCCCCGTCCCGGCAGCGCCGACGTCGACGCGCTCACCGCGCTCCTCGCGCGCGGCAACCCCGCACCCTTCGCAGGAACGATTCGCCTGGCCGCGCACGGCGTCGAGATCGCCACCGCCTCCCCCGAACTCTTCCTGCGCCGGACCGGCCGGCACATCGAGTCCGGACCCATCAAGGGGACCGGCCGCACCGCCGACGACCTGCTTCCCAAGGACCACGCCGAGAACGTGATGATCGTGGACCTCGTCCGCAACGACCTCGGCCGGGTCTGCGCCACGGGCTCCGTCACCGTCCCCGAGCTGTGCGCCGTCGAGGAGCACCCGGGCCTGGTCCACCTCGTCTCGATCGTGAGCGGCGAGCTCGCCGACGGCGCCGGCTGGCCGGAGCTGTTCGCCGCCACCTTTCCGCCCGGTTCCGTCACGGGCGCCCCGAAGTCCTCCGCCCTGCGCATCATCGAAGCTCTGGAAACCGCCCCGCGCGGCCCCTATTGCGGAGGCATCGGCTGGGTCGACGCGGACCGGGGCGCGGCCGAGCTCGCCGTCGGCATCCGTACCTTCTGGATCGACCGCGAGGCCGCCGGCGGCCCCCGCCTGCTCTTCGGCACCGGAGCGGGCATCACCTGGGGCTCCGACCCCGACCGCGAGTGGGCGGAGACCGAACTCAAGGCCGCCCGGCTCCTGCGCGTGGCCACGGGTCACGAAGTCAGCGGTGGTACGCAGGGGACGAACGGAACGATCGGAAGGACCGCACCATGA
- a CDS encoding aminotransferase class IV, producing MKIWLDGALTEVDSAKVSVLDHGLTVGDGVFETLKAERGRAFALTRHLERLTRSARGLGLPDPDLDEVRRACAAVLEANPLEHGRLRITYTGGVSPLGSDRGDAGTTLIAAVADSPRRPDTTAVVTVPWVRNERSAVAGLKTTSYAENVVALAAAHRAGASEALLANTLGRLCEGTGSNVFVVLDGELHTPPVASGCLAGITRALIVDWAGVKETDLPFEVLEQAEEVFVTSSLRDAQAVLRIDDRELGTAPGPVTAEVMRIFEVKAGADLDP from the coding sequence ATGAAAATCTGGCTCGACGGAGCCCTGACCGAGGTGGACAGCGCGAAGGTGTCCGTCCTCGACCACGGCCTGACCGTGGGCGACGGCGTCTTCGAGACGCTGAAGGCGGAGCGCGGCCGCGCCTTCGCACTCACCAGGCACCTGGAACGGCTGACCCGCTCGGCCCGGGGCCTGGGTCTGCCGGACCCCGACCTCGACGAGGTCCGCCGGGCCTGCGCCGCCGTACTGGAGGCCAACCCGCTGGAGCACGGGCGGCTGCGCATCACGTACACCGGCGGGGTCTCCCCGCTCGGCTCCGACCGCGGGGACGCCGGGACCACCCTGATCGCCGCCGTCGCCGACTCGCCCCGCCGCCCGGACACCACCGCCGTCGTCACGGTCCCCTGGGTCCGCAACGAGCGTTCCGCCGTGGCCGGGCTGAAGACCACCTCGTACGCCGAGAACGTGGTCGCCCTCGCGGCCGCGCACCGGGCCGGGGCCTCCGAGGCGCTCCTCGCGAACACCCTCGGCCGCCTCTGCGAGGGCACCGGCTCCAACGTCTTCGTCGTGCTCGACGGGGAACTGCACACCCCGCCGGTGGCCTCGGGCTGCCTGGCCGGGATCACCCGGGCCCTGATCGTGGACTGGGCCGGGGTCAAGGAGACCGACCTGCCCTTCGAGGTGCTGGAGCAGGCCGAGGAGGTCTTCGTGACCTCCTCGCTGCGCGACGCCCAGGCGGTGCTGCGGATCGACGACCGCGAGCTGGGGACCGCCCCCGGGCCGGTCACGGCCGAGGTCATGCGGATCTTCGAGGTGAAGGCGGGCGCGGACCTCGACCCGTAG
- a CDS encoding GNAT family N-acetyltransferase, translated as MTTTLRPSGPLQHTADGARSRPYEIRVNSRRVGALLIASDTAFGPTVGEIRDLDVEQGDRRRGRATVAALAAEEVLRGWGCRRVRVSVPADSEAGLCMAEALGYTEYSRNMAKDLPAEPPALPEGVRGRPMTDAEYEGWYARAVESYAANWSSRGMSAEAARAKSVADHESQLPRGLATPGADFVVLEVAGVPVGHVWLAPRGPGSYVYDIEVRAEHRGQGHGRHLMELAEGAALAAGHRLLALQVFTDNTPALRLYLSLGYRPTDHNYAKDLI; from the coding sequence ATGACCACCACCCTGCGGCCGTCCGGGCCGCTCCAGCACACGGCGGACGGCGCGCGCTCGCGCCCGTACGAGATCCGGGTCAACAGCAGGCGGGTCGGCGCCCTGCTGATCGCGTCCGACACCGCCTTCGGGCCGACGGTCGGCGAGATCCGCGACCTGGACGTCGAACAGGGCGACCGGCGGCGGGGCCGGGCCACGGTGGCCGCGCTCGCCGCCGAGGAAGTGCTGCGCGGCTGGGGCTGCCGCCGGGTCCGCGTCTCGGTCCCGGCGGACTCGGAGGCGGGCCTGTGCATGGCCGAGGCCCTCGGATACACCGAGTACAGCCGGAACATGGCCAAGGACCTGCCGGCCGAGCCGCCCGCCCTCCCCGAGGGGGTGCGGGGCCGGCCCATGACGGACGCCGAGTACGAGGGCTGGTACGCCCGGGCCGTCGAGTCCTACGCCGCGAACTGGAGCAGCCGCGGCATGTCCGCCGAGGCCGCCCGTGCCAAGTCGGTGGCCGACCACGAGAGCCAGCTGCCCCGGGGCCTGGCCACCCCGGGAGCCGACTTCGTCGTCCTGGAGGTCGCCGGGGTGCCCGTCGGACACGTATGGCTCGCGCCGCGCGGGCCGGGCTCGTACGTCTACGACATCGAGGTCCGGGCGGAGCACCGGGGCCAAGGCCACGGCCGCCACCTGATGGAGCTCGCCGAAGGTGCCGCCCTCGCCGCCGGCCACCGCCTGCTGGCGCTCCAGGTCTTCACCGACAACACCCCGGCCCTGAGGCTCTACCTCTCCCTCGGCTACCGGCCCACCGACCACAACTACGCGAAGGACCTGATCTAG
- a CDS encoding DsbA family protein yields the protein MTDSVILDVWCELQCPDCHRALDDVRALRARYGDRLDIRLRHFPLEKHKHSFAAAQAAEEAVEQGQGWPYAEAVLARTAELAERGEPVLLDVARELGLDVEEFDTALIDGRHILIVDADQAEGKAIGVSGTPTYVIDGQRLDGGKSQDGLRARIEEIADRLLADAGDSL from the coding sequence ATGACCGATTCCGTGATCCTCGACGTCTGGTGCGAACTGCAGTGCCCGGACTGCCACCGCGCCCTGGACGACGTACGCGCCCTGCGGGCCCGCTACGGCGACCGGCTGGACATCCGGCTGCGCCACTTCCCTCTGGAGAAGCACAAGCACTCCTTCGCCGCGGCGCAGGCCGCCGAGGAGGCCGTCGAGCAGGGCCAGGGCTGGCCCTACGCGGAGGCCGTGCTGGCGCGCACCGCGGAGCTGGCCGAGCGCGGCGAGCCGGTCCTGCTGGACGTGGCGCGTGAACTGGGTCTCGACGTCGAGGAGTTCGACACCGCCCTGATCGACGGGCGGCACATCCTGATCGTCGACGCCGACCAGGCCGAGGGCAAGGCGATCGGCGTGAGCGGCACCCCGACGTACGTGATCGACGGGCAGCGCCTGGACGGCGGCAAGAGCCAGGACGGCCTGCGCGCCCGCATCGAGGAGATCGCCGACCGTCTGCTGGCGGACGCCGGAGACTCCCTCTAG
- a CDS encoding CGNR zinc finger domain-containing protein, translating to MQIPHDTRRALDVVVALVNTAAEADQPDGLSDIGELRGFVQEYAISDVGELSARDLAGVRTVRGKFAQVFASPNPRAASILINELVATAGTTPQLTDHDGYDWHVHYFAPGASVGDHLAADGGMALAFIVVSGEQERLRRCEAPDCRRAFVDLSRNRSRRYCDSRTCGNRLHVAAYRARRKEADAEASEQEQIVHGGEQQQDADHR from the coding sequence GTGCAGATCCCCCACGACACCCGTCGCGCGCTCGACGTCGTCGTCGCGCTGGTGAACACCGCGGCCGAGGCCGACCAGCCCGACGGACTCTCGGACATCGGCGAGCTGCGCGGATTCGTCCAGGAGTACGCGATCAGCGACGTGGGCGAGCTCAGCGCCCGCGACCTGGCGGGCGTCCGGACCGTGCGGGGAAAGTTCGCCCAGGTCTTCGCCTCCCCGAACCCGCGCGCGGCTTCCATACTGATCAACGAGCTCGTGGCCACGGCCGGCACCACTCCGCAGCTGACCGACCACGACGGCTACGACTGGCACGTGCACTACTTCGCCCCGGGCGCGTCGGTGGGCGACCACCTGGCGGCCGACGGCGGCATGGCGCTGGCCTTCATCGTGGTCTCCGGCGAGCAGGAACGGCTGCGCCGCTGCGAGGCCCCGGACTGCCGACGGGCCTTCGTCGACCTCTCCCGCAACCGCTCCCGGCGCTACTGCGACAGCCGGACCTGCGGGAACCGGCTGCACGTGGCGGCGTACCGGGCGCGGCGCAAGGAGGCCGACGCGGAGGCGTCAGAGCAGGAACAGATCGTGCACGGCGGCGAGCAGCAGCAGGATGCCGATCACCGCTAG
- a CDS encoding SsgA family sporulation/cell division regulator: MNTTVSCELHLRLVVSSESSLPVPAGLRYDTADPYAVHATFHTGAEETVEWVFARDLLAEGLHRPTGTGDVRVWPSRSHGQGVVCIALSSPEGEALLEAPARALESFLKRTDAAVPPGTEHRHFDLDKELSHILAES; encoded by the coding sequence ATGAACACCACGGTCAGCTGCGAGCTGCACCTGCGCCTCGTTGTGTCGAGCGAGTCCTCACTGCCTGTTCCCGCGGGCCTGCGGTATGACACGGCCGACCCCTACGCCGTGCACGCCACCTTCCACACCGGCGCCGAGGAGACGGTCGAATGGGTATTCGCCCGCGACCTCCTCGCGGAGGGCCTCCACCGGCCCACCGGTACCGGCGACGTCCGCGTCTGGCCGTCCCGCAGCCACGGTCAGGGCGTCGTCTGCATCGCCCTGAGCTCACCGGAGGGAGAAGCACTGCTCGAAGCACCCGCCCGAGCACTCGAGTCGTTCCTCAAGCGGACGGACGCCGCGGTTCCACCCGGGACCGAGCACCGGCACTTCGACCTCGACAAGGAGCTCTCCCACATCCTGGCCGAAAGCTGA
- a CDS encoding TIGR02611 family protein produces the protein MNTGSDRGTHGSAADDAATEAAAGSTAEAATEAAEETPHVSKAPAFIKRNRSLHLSWQVGVFIVGLAVIGAGIAMLVLPGPGWVAIFAGLAIWATEFAWAHLVLRWTKRKVTEAAQKALDPKVRRRNIILTSAGLVIAGALIGFYLWKYGLVMPWSLKDQ, from the coding sequence ATGAATACGGGGAGTGACCGCGGAACCCACGGGTCCGCCGCTGATGACGCCGCCACGGAAGCCGCCGCCGGATCGACCGCGGAAGCCGCCACCGAGGCCGCCGAGGAGACGCCGCACGTGTCGAAGGCCCCGGCCTTCATCAAGCGGAACAGGAGCCTGCACCTGAGCTGGCAGGTCGGCGTCTTCATCGTCGGCCTCGCGGTGATCGGCGCCGGCATCGCCATGCTCGTCCTGCCCGGCCCCGGCTGGGTCGCGATCTTCGCGGGCCTGGCGATCTGGGCCACCGAGTTCGCCTGGGCCCACCTCGTGCTGCGCTGGACCAAGCGGAAAGTCACCGAGGCCGCACAGAAGGCGCTCGACCCCAAGGTCCGCCGCCGCAACATCATCCTGACCAGCGCGGGCCTCGTCATCGCGGGCGCGCTGATCGGTTTCTACCTGTGGAAGTACGGGCTCGTCATGCCGTGGAGCCTCAAGGACCAGTGA
- a CDS encoding SCO7613 C-terminal domain-containing membrane protein gives MNTPLPPAEELALIDRELAQLDARRMYLLSRRDWLLRLLLQPGSGPAPVRWGAAVPAPAAGPAKDASAPSAQNVLLTLGAVLLAVAALAFTLVSWGSMGIAGRSAVLAAVTAAALGTPVLLLRRGLRSTAESVAAVGLLLTVLDAYALYAVGMPDMNGTGYAAGAAAVLATAWAGYGSGLRELRLPLPAALLAAQFALPLAALAARPGPAALGWALLATAVLDAALALRVRAAAVPAAVTGAGALLIGLAQSWSAGSAPQALAPAALLLAGGALGIAAAWREPRASAAALVGALAAVAGLGGVARPVLDPAWTVLVHLLLALPLLAAVRVPALPAAVRRGSALAGAAVASLAALSAGAAAATALAARLRVLAEVWAATTPDRDPHGPGAAAALILLIAAGAAWWSARALSRPEPVVVAVVLAWAGLFTAPVLLGFPVAAVFAAQLAVTGAAGVLALRSPARGARIAAAVCALTGAANVSLGALDGRTATFAVWGLLGAGCAAGAAYGAAAPRPVRAGAAACAVGYATGVLVAAGAVSDLAVVWWSLPVLAVPAAVAALGPRLGAVRLPVEIAAGAAGLLAVGLSAGRPGTLALVLALAGVVCAGAAVRPERRALGWAAGALLVAATWVRLAEAGVSTPEAYTLPVTVPALAVGLLRRRRDPLASSWTAYGPGLAATLVPSLLAAWGDTGWTRPLLLGAAALAVTLLGARRRLQAPLLLGGAVLAAVAVHELAPYVVQVAGALPRWVPPALAGLLLLAVGATYERRLRDARRLRAAIGRLR, from the coding sequence ATGAACACGCCCCTGCCGCCCGCCGAAGAGCTGGCGCTCATCGACCGCGAGCTGGCTCAACTCGACGCCCGGCGGATGTATTTGCTGAGCCGCCGGGACTGGCTGCTGCGGCTGCTGCTCCAGCCCGGGTCCGGTCCCGCCCCCGTCCGCTGGGGGGCCGCAGTGCCGGCACCCGCAGCGGGACCGGCGAAGGACGCCTCCGCCCCGAGCGCGCAGAACGTGCTGCTCACCCTGGGCGCGGTGCTGCTGGCGGTGGCCGCGCTCGCGTTCACGCTGGTCAGCTGGGGGTCCATGGGGATCGCCGGGCGCTCTGCGGTGCTCGCCGCGGTGACGGCGGCGGCGCTGGGCACGCCCGTGCTCCTGCTGCGCCGCGGGCTGCGGTCGACGGCGGAGTCGGTCGCGGCGGTCGGCCTGCTGCTGACGGTGCTCGACGCGTACGCGCTGTACGCGGTCGGCATGCCGGACATGAACGGCACCGGTTACGCGGCGGGAGCGGCCGCCGTGCTGGCGACCGCGTGGGCCGGCTACGGCTCGGGACTGCGCGAGCTGCGGCTCCCGCTGCCCGCGGCGCTGCTGGCGGCGCAGTTCGCGCTGCCGCTGGCGGCGCTGGCCGCGCGGCCGGGCCCGGCGGCGCTCGGCTGGGCGCTGCTGGCGACGGCGGTACTGGACGCGGCGCTCGCCCTGCGGGTCCGGGCGGCGGCGGTCCCGGCGGCCGTGACGGGCGCGGGGGCGCTGCTGATCGGCCTGGCCCAGTCGTGGTCGGCCGGGTCGGCGCCGCAGGCCCTGGCCCCGGCGGCGCTGCTGCTGGCGGGAGGGGCCCTCGGGATCGCGGCGGCCTGGCGGGAGCCGCGCGCCTCGGCCGCGGCGCTGGTGGGCGCCCTGGCGGCGGTGGCCGGCCTGGGCGGGGTGGCCAGGCCGGTCCTGGACCCGGCCTGGACGGTGCTGGTGCACCTGCTGCTGGCGCTGCCGCTGCTGGCGGCGGTACGGGTTCCCGCGCTCCCGGCGGCGGTCCGGCGCGGGTCGGCCCTGGCCGGGGCCGCGGTGGCGTCCCTGGCGGCCCTGTCGGCGGGTGCGGCGGCGGCCACGGCCCTGGCGGCCCGGCTCCGGGTGCTGGCGGAGGTGTGGGCGGCGACGACCCCGGACCGGGACCCGCACGGGCCGGGGGCCGCGGCCGCGCTGATCCTGCTGATCGCGGCCGGGGCGGCCTGGTGGTCGGCGCGGGCGCTGTCCCGGCCCGAGCCGGTGGTGGTGGCGGTGGTCCTGGCCTGGGCGGGGCTGTTCACGGCTCCGGTGCTGCTCGGGTTCCCGGTGGCGGCGGTGTTCGCCGCGCAGCTCGCGGTGACGGGCGCGGCGGGTGTCCTGGCCCTGCGCTCCCCGGCGCGCGGGGCCCGGATCGCGGCCGCCGTGTGCGCGCTGACGGGCGCCGCGAACGTGTCCCTGGGCGCGCTGGACGGCCGGACGGCGACCTTCGCGGTCTGGGGGTTGCTGGGCGCGGGCTGCGCGGCGGGGGCGGCGTACGGGGCCGCCGCCCCGCGTCCGGTCCGGGCCGGGGCGGCCGCGTGCGCGGTCGGGTACGCCACGGGCGTCCTGGTGGCGGCGGGAGCGGTGTCGGACCTGGCGGTGGTCTGGTGGTCGCTGCCGGTGCTCGCGGTCCCGGCGGCGGTGGCGGCCCTCGGGCCGCGGCTGGGCGCGGTCCGGCTGCCCGTCGAGATCGCGGCGGGTGCGGCGGGTCTGCTGGCGGTCGGGCTGTCGGCGGGCCGGCCCGGGACGCTGGCGCTGGTCCTCGCCCTGGCCGGGGTGGTGTGCGCGGGCGCGGCGGTGCGGCCGGAGCGGCGGGCGCTGGGCTGGGCGGCCGGGGCGCTGCTGGTGGCGGCGACGTGGGTGCGGCTGGCCGAGGCCGGGGTGAGCACGCCGGAGGCCTACACGCTGCCGGTGACGGTGCCCGCCCTCGCGGTGGGGCTGCTGCGGCGGCGCCGGGACCCGCTGGCCTCGTCCTGGACGGCGTACGGCCCGGGCCTGGCGGCGACGCTGGTGCCGAGCCTGCTGGCGGCCTGGGGGGACACGGGCTGGACGCGTCCGTTGCTGCTGGGGGCGGCCGCGCTGGCGGTGACCCTGCTGGGTGCCCGGCGGCGGCTCCAGGCCCCGCTCCTGCTCGGCGGCGCCGTGCTGGCGGCGGTCGCGGTGCACGAGCTGGCGCCGTACGTGGTGCAGGTCGCGGGTGCGCTCCCGCGCTGGGTGCCGCCGGCCCTGGCCGGTCTGCTGCTGCTGGCGGTGGGCGCGACGTACGAGCGGCGCCTGCGCGACGCCCGCCGGCTGCGGGCCGCGATCGGCCGGCTGCGGTAG
- a CDS encoding 3'-5' exonuclease → MTRWYEGPLAAFDTETTGVDVEQDRIVSAALIVQECAGGRVRTTRWLVNPGIPVPPGATEVHGLTDEHLQRHGRWPAPVVEEIARALGEQQVAGRPVVVMNAPFDLTLLDRELRRHRASSLSRYLDNRPLTVLDPRVLDKHLDRYRKGRRTLTDLCAHYGIELEGAHDAAADAMASLELVRAVGRRFAARLERLTPAELHTLQAVWHAAQARGLQAWFARQGTPEPVDPHWPLRPDLSTAA, encoded by the coding sequence ATGACACGCTGGTACGAGGGCCCGCTGGCCGCATTCGACACGGAGACCACCGGGGTGGACGTCGAGCAGGACCGGATCGTGTCCGCCGCGCTCATCGTCCAGGAGTGTGCGGGCGGCCGGGTCCGCACCACGCGCTGGCTGGTCAATCCCGGGATTCCGGTGCCCCCGGGCGCCACGGAAGTGCACGGGCTGACCGACGAGCACCTGCAGCGTCACGGGCGCTGGCCGGCGCCGGTGGTGGAGGAGATAGCCCGGGCGCTCGGGGAGCAGCAGGTGGCGGGGCGGCCGGTGGTGGTGATGAACGCGCCGTTCGATCTGACGCTGCTGGACCGGGAGTTGCGCCGGCACCGGGCGTCGTCGCTGTCGCGCTACCTGGACAACCGGCCGCTGACGGTGCTGGACCCGCGGGTGCTGGACAAGCACCTGGACCGCTACCGCAAGGGCCGCCGGACGCTGACGGACCTGTGCGCCCACTACGGGATCGAGCTGGAGGGCGCGCACGACGCGGCGGCGGACGCGATGGCCTCGCTGGAGCTCGTCCGGGCGGTGGGGCGGCGGTTCGCGGCCCGGCTGGAGCGGCTGACTCCGGCCGAGCTGCACACGCTGCAGGCGGTGTGGCACGCGGCGCAGGCGCGCGGTCTGCAGGCGTGGTTCGCGCGTCAGGGGACGCCGGAGCCGGTGGATCCGCACTGGCCGCTGCGGCCGGACCTGTCGACGGCCGCGTAG
- a CDS encoding DUF4365 domain-containing protein: protein MALTQPEPGGVLQEGTGPRTGALRGTLATTACMETLQVGYLHAVAAAAGCSLSQPFPDNGIDWHVSHGAPEHVVDDEVTIKVQLKATYQIPPRPAGATFGFTLDNEHLVKLARTPVAVHKILVVMLVPRERDQWLAAGHDRLDLRHCCYWTNLAGHPVTGRRRTTVRIPTTRIFDDRALCEIMTRVGSGGTP, encoded by the coding sequence ATGGCGCTCACACAGCCTGAACCGGGCGGGGTGCTGCAGGAGGGGACAGGTCCGCGGACCGGGGCCCTGCGCGGCACGCTCGCCACCACCGCCTGCATGGAGACCCTCCAGGTGGGATACCTTCACGCCGTGGCGGCCGCCGCCGGGTGCTCCCTCTCCCAGCCCTTCCCCGACAACGGCATCGACTGGCACGTCTCCCACGGAGCGCCCGAACACGTCGTCGACGACGAGGTGACCATCAAGGTGCAGCTGAAGGCGACCTACCAGATACCGCCGCGGCCGGCCGGGGCCACCTTCGGCTTCACCCTCGACAACGAGCACCTGGTGAAGCTGGCCCGGACCCCCGTCGCCGTCCACAAGATCCTCGTCGTGATGCTCGTACCGAGGGAGCGCGACCAGTGGCTCGCCGCCGGACACGACCGGCTCGACCTGAGGCACTGCTGCTACTGGACCAACCTCGCCGGGCACCCCGTGACCGGCCGGCGCCGCACCACCGTACGGATCCCGACCACGCGGATCTTCGACGACCGTGCGCTGTGCGAGATCATGACCCGGGTCGGGTCGGGAGGGACACCCTGA
- a CDS encoding DUF4232 domain-containing protein — protein sequence MRVTRKAAALGAATALLAGGTLVGGPAVAAPAAACTGDQLSDTGGAVRTDSTHVRFTVVNNGPACTLRGFPTVALAGQGSPDSNKPLRVLPRGEARPVVLARFGTASTLLTFTPVLGEADGYCASGADPTVAPSLVVGVARTGFQVAPTDGGQFALCGDTVRATAFRSP from the coding sequence ATGAGAGTGACCAGGAAGGCGGCTGCCCTGGGCGCCGCGACGGCCCTGCTGGCGGGCGGGACGCTCGTCGGCGGCCCGGCGGTGGCGGCGCCCGCCGCCGCGTGCACCGGGGACCAGCTCTCGGACACCGGCGGCGCGGTGCGCACGGACTCCACCCACGTGCGGTTCACCGTGGTCAACAACGGCCCGGCCTGTACGCTGCGCGGCTTCCCGACGGTCGCCCTCGCGGGCCAGGGCTCCCCGGACAGCAACAAGCCGCTGCGCGTCCTCCCCCGGGGCGAGGCCCGGCCGGTGGTGCTGGCCCGGTTCGGGACCGCCTCGACGCTCCTGACCTTCACCCCGGTCCTCGGCGAGGCGGACGGCTACTGCGCCTCCGGCGCCGATCCGACCGTCGCGCCCTCGCTCGTGGTGGGCGTGGCGCGCACCGGATTCCAGGTGGCCCCCACCGACGGCGGCCAGTTCGCCCTGTGCGGCGACACCGTCCGCGCCACCGCCTTCCGCTCCCCCTGA
- a CDS encoding GNAT family N-acetyltransferase: MPHLHTLDLSDDAVAAAVHRIGRSAYAVEAERIGFDGIPALGESLAEMRQTDLRWVGASSGNGALAGFLAWAPAPDGAVSIDRLCVDPARFRRGVASLLLRHALTELFPDRPVEVTTGAANAPAVTLYRRMGFTRGPDFSPVPGLTMASFRRAAESTPWEGGRGSSDLA, translated from the coding sequence ATGCCGCACCTACACACGCTGGACCTGAGCGACGACGCCGTCGCGGCGGCCGTGCACCGGATCGGGCGGTCCGCGTACGCCGTGGAGGCGGAGCGGATCGGCTTCGACGGCATCCCGGCCCTGGGCGAGAGCCTCGCCGAGATGCGGCAGACCGACCTCCGCTGGGTCGGCGCCTCCTCCGGGAACGGAGCACTGGCCGGCTTCCTCGCGTGGGCACCCGCGCCCGACGGTGCGGTCTCCATCGACCGGCTCTGCGTGGACCCGGCCCGGTTCCGGCGGGGTGTCGCCTCGCTGCTGCTGCGCCACGCCCTGACGGAACTGTTCCCGGACCGCCCGGTCGAGGTCACCACGGGAGCGGCCAATGCCCCCGCGGTGACCCTGTACCGACGCATGGGCTTCACCCGCGGGCCGGACTTCTCCCCCGTTCCGGGGCTGACCATGGCCTCCTTCCGCCGGGCCGCCGAAAGCACCCCGTGGGAAGGTGGAAGGGGATCTTCCGACCTGGCATGA